In one bacterium genomic region, the following are encoded:
- a CDS encoding MBL fold metallo-hydrolase, translated as MKIFFGGVRGTAPRAAPRFTEFGGHTTCLLVTGETGELLMLDAGSGVQEVNLALRVAASRELLVLLTHLHLDHLMGLPTLAPLYDETWSVEIAAAGQRATPLAEDLARIMTPPLWPIPLAEMGAEISLREIPADGLAPGETALRWGGLEIAGAQVRHPDGCTAWRVDEPSTGAAFVFATDVEWASADEDQRERLIALCREPRPADLLIMDGQFTPGQLPQHSGWGHSSTAECMEVAEAAGVARLLITHHAPENDDDLLLRIETDLRRRSPGAALARQGETIVLA; from the coding sequence ATGAAGATCTTCTTCGGGGGCGTGCGCGGCACGGCGCCGCGCGCCGCGCCCCGGTTCACGGAGTTCGGCGGCCACACCACCTGCCTGCTGGTGACCGGCGAGACCGGCGAGCTGTTGATGCTCGACGCCGGCAGCGGCGTGCAGGAGGTCAACCTTGCGCTGCGGGTCGCCGCGAGCCGCGAGTTGCTGGTCCTTTTGACCCACCTGCACCTGGATCACCTGATGGGCCTGCCCACCCTGGCACCGCTCTACGACGAGACCTGGAGCGTGGAGATAGCGGCGGCCGGCCAGCGCGCAACGCCGCTGGCGGAGGACCTGGCGCGGATCATGACGCCGCCCCTGTGGCCCATCCCCCTTGCGGAAATGGGCGCGGAGATCTCGTTGCGTGAGATCCCCGCCGACGGGCTGGCGCCCGGCGAGACGGCCCTGCGATGGGGCGGCCTGGAGATCGCCGGCGCGCAGGTGCGCCATCCCGACGGCTGCACGGCCTGGCGCGTGGACGAGCCGTCCACCGGCGCGGCCTTCGTCTTCGCCACCGACGTCGAATGGGCGTCCGCCGATGAGGATCAGCGCGAGCGCCTGATCGCCCTCTGCCGCGAGCCGCGGCCGGCGGACCTGCTGATAATGGACGGCCAGTTCACCCCCGGGCAACTGCCGCAACATTCCGGTTGGGGACACAGCTCGACTGCCGAATGCATGGAGGTGGCCGAGGCGGCGGGCGTCGCCCGGCTGCTGATCACGCACCACGCACCCGAGAACGACGACGACCTTCTGCTTCGCATCGAGACCGACCTGCGCCGCCGTTCGCCCGGCGCCGCCCTGGCCCGCCAGGGAGAAACCATCGTCCTGGCTTGA